In the Zingiber officinale cultivar Zhangliang chromosome 5A, Zo_v1.1, whole genome shotgun sequence genome, TATTCGGTGCTTGAAGCATCAACTGTTTCAGCGATCCTTCATGCAAGTTTGCACCTGGACTCCATCCTAGTGGCTTACTACACAGGGCTGGCAGCCCTGAGAGAGTCCACCTTCTCCGGCCTCTGCCTCTCGTGTGTGTGCCGCAAGGATGCACTGGTTGTCGGCGGGAGCCTTGTTGGCTACCGGGGGTGGTCGAAGGCCACAGTGTTGACAGCCATTGCACTTTGTTCCAGGATGGCTTGCAGAATCTTTGGGGAGGAAAGGTTTAGCTTGGTGATCAGGCTGGCAGTGGAAGCCATCAGTTGGGTATTTGTTACAGAGGACTCAATTGACCTGTTGTTGGGAATTGCAGATTGGAGCTTGCTTGATTTGGTTGTTTATGGAGGGATCTGTGCTTTGCTCTTTCTCAATTTCCTGAGAATGGCCATCAATCTGTTTGCTTTTATGGCAAGGAAGACTGGTCATCAGGCTGGAAAGCAGATGGATTTATGGGTTCATGATGTTGAGATGCAACAGTGAGTTGGCCACTATACTGCATTATTTTACATGATTCTTTTGTAAATTTGGAGTGTACATGAATTATAACCCTTGTAAAGCAAAAAACTGGGAGAGAAGTTTTAGAACCCAAAAAATCTCCCTGCATGTCTTCCTACAAAGCAAGAAATTAAGAGTCTTATCTTACAATTTAGATAAAATATCAAGATAATAGTTtatattattttcaatttttaatatattataagtttatattattaaaaaattataaattgatttttttttcatatatcaAATAAAATGAAGGGAACCTAACGCTGATTCcctgcgttaggttgccagccagcgtcaaattatgataaatattcaataaatgaatccattaaactattatgctaatgctaggttgttctccgaaaggaacgcgttgcagagtccgactgtaacgtctcagcaaggatcgCTACATCTCCATAATTCGGGTGTAATgataaatatgtaagagttcgcgttacagggtctgactgtaacgtttcagcaaggaccgctacatctccatgagaactctCATTGGTAAATCaatagaggtagtagatatgatgattaggaaaaaaattagtattttgtgtgtacaagagacaaaatggacaagcgagtagagaactcgggttttaagttatggtacactggaaagagtaaagcaagaaatagagtgggtatcattgtagatagtttgttaaaggatgaagttgtaggagtagttagaaaaggggatagaattatagcccttaagataatagtggcaaaagaaactatgaacataattagcgtatatacaccacaagtaggattagatgaagttaccaaatcaaggttttgggaggacttagatgaaatattacaaaatattctatcaaatgaaatgattttaataggcggtgatctaaatgggcatgtcagagtgaaaaatgaggaatatgagagagtacatgggagttatgggtttcgaacgaggaatgaggaagggaaaactatattagattttgcgatagcatatgactttatattagctaatacattttttaagaaaagagaagaacacttagtcacattcaaaagtgagaataataaattgcaaattgactttcttatggttaggaagaaggatagaaagatttgtaaagattgcaaagtcatccctagagaaagcttaactacccaacatagggtagtagtgttggatatatgcctcaaacatagtatcaatagaaagaaaatataaatgatgggaaacaaaatatatttaaagagaaggtagaagtacaagcattaggtgaaatatacgatgactctaatagaacatgggataagatggtatcaaagttgaaaatagtagctaagagtgtactcggtgagtcaaagggacatgcaccactaagtaaagaatcttggtggtggaatgagaaagtacaagagaaagtgaaggaaaaacgaatagcttataaggaattatatatttgcaaGAACggggaaaacttaaaaaaatatacaatagccaagaaagaagctaagaaagtagtaagtgaagcaaaaaatgaaatttttgaacggttatatcaaaaattagatacaaaagaaggggaaaaagacatttatagaatagctaaagtgagagaaaggaaaacaaaagatcttagccaaataaaatgtattaaagatgaatgtaatagggttgatcctgttcgaaccagaaatcaacagacgctgggcacgtggcgctccttggctcgctgatgtagatctccgactggtggcgcgatgcttcggctaacctgcacagaagtcgggccgggaagggggttcccggcgacgaccctccgacgctcaagtcaggtaaattacgatgaacaaggtggcttccaaagtctcagagtacgtacccAGAATCccctgtcgatgaaacctgaggttctttatatagagctgtgaaaggtttgggcacgcgtaccaaggtgcataagtgtcctctgtcctatcctaggtatgcggctgtcagaaagcttacctgtcctttcctaggtacgcggctgtcagaaagtttacctgacccatatcgctacagtcaaagcatgccctcgatgggacagcagaatcccctgtcacaaaatttggagcatggcacacacgtgaaacctacaggttgtcaaagaaagaaatcctctggccttttcctttgctccaaacttgtagtccgagcggacagatacctaaacatccgaccggacatccgcagtggtttacttgtgctttgtggagactaacaaacaggggtgctttatgactgcgatcggtcaaaaggtcagctcggtccatgacctttttaactgagcgtcggaaccccgatttgacagggtgcctcccaactataagtgcgagccggccggacccctccgggtactcgattccatcggccggccggcagtccaatcggaccggccgtctacggccgtccgtccggtcggaccacactctcctctgggtgggcggctgttccggtgacttccccttggcgttgactttgcaagaaaaggggggggccactcttactaccggatcacttgccttcccttcatgtctagtcgaaggaggcgcatagtccgactgactggactgtgagtctagccgaacggctcttccatgctaatactctccgcccggtcagcggcagagatatccttgaatgaatcaatgatggctttcgccggatctcctcgcgttctgcgccaatcttcgacatcaatgtcgatcataccttcattaaatgctccgaatgattgactgccacgtggagcaatgccatcagagtacggaggcggttgcatgatatttggatgtgaccgaagcaattcgaaataaacggctagatgtatgcattgattcccgtgacctgaatccgacggtggaggccgaccggccctcaccctataaattcttcatttccttctcgccttcacatgcctccgttacctctactgttgctctctgcgctgtggagctccggcgatcttgttgctgccttctgacgctctccggcacctctcctcgattcatctcccctcagtaaggttttagatctctcctccttcctttccggtatctaatccgtatttcttcccctagctcgagtctttgaaattccattccttcgtctttggaacttccttttttGATTTATCCTGTCCGGATCATGACCAGTTCCTCTCCTCtcgaagaacaatccctaggcccatggtatactaccatgcgatcccgtttcgaacaacgggattttgatatattggctgacaatttcgaaatccccgaggatatcgaagttcgcctggctggtcctgccgctcggccacacagaccgccgcgcggtggtttctgtgtctttcgcgaccaatttaccgccggtctgcggttccccgtacatccttttatagcagacgtctgcaattattttggcgtgccgctcggaagtttagtaccaaacaccttccgtctcctctgcggcgttgtcgttttgtttaagattcacaacattcccctccgaccggaggtcttcttttatttctattatcctaagcaagccgagccgggcacctttatgttccaagctcggcccggtttggtcttcttcaataaactacccacttccaataaacattggaaggactattatttctacatccgcatgcccagtcagccaaactttccgacccagtggcaggtcagtctacctcccactcccgagttgaagaaattcaagacccgaccggattatcttcacgccgcaaatgtactagccggtctgcggctcgacatcaacaaacttcttcacgagggagtgatgtacatttttgggctgagtcctatacggaccccacttccgaccggcttcggtaagaattttgcttgggcacttgctttaattgctaactgatttcttcttctcttcatgcagctgacatcgtcatggactcggtgatggccggcgttctgaagAGGAAGGCCGCGGCGACCAAGGAAATGAAGTCgttgggtattcagccggtcggttctcatgaaggagagagcggcacccagGCCGAATCGGACGCTCGGGCCTCTCAACAACAGGTGGCCACCGGAGCaaccccctccagggaaccaacgggccccgaggaagggtccgttcgggaggaagaACAACCactgcaaaagaggcgccgggtggagactcactgcgctcggctacctccaCGGTCCAACCATCCGATCGGGCCGCCGTGGCTACTAAAGGAAAGGAGCTGcgagaccatttcgtccgaccggacgccctcGAATGGGACGACCTGAGGCTACTCCGGTCGGCACCCTCCCCCCGCTCGCCGCTcagtccaacgttcgaccatccattcgcggtttTCTGTCGCCCCTCGATCCGGCGGCGATCGTCACGCCGCAATGTCGGATTCTTGTTCATCTTCCGATGAAGAGTTGCTACGGCCGACCGCCCACCGtgcgagcacaccattactttgaaagggccctcgccgagatgtgggccgacgctcgcgCTGATCCCTCCGAAACTTAGCCAACaaccacatgcaagcggctacgggtaagtttgttgtttttcaagttttgcctaaatatttcagctcggcttttaacaaccgggccttcttgcttcagagatgggtggaagagatagcagtttccagccgcctggctatggcggacgaggagataagacaactgcgggcggcaggcggtccgagcggctcccaaggcccaTCCTACTCCGATGCAAAAGAGTCAAGAGGCTCAAACTCTACTAGGCTGAAGCGAAGAAAGCAGTGACCGGGCCGCCCCAGGAGTCagcgacaggtcaagtcgcttgacacaaagatagccaccactcggaagaacacagccatctccgatctggagaagaaaacgtggaggcccggggcctggagttgaagataaaggagcgaCGGAGCGgctcgatcgggagaaggcaggccgctcggccgatgcggagaagattgaacgtctgaatgaggccctcacaagctcccgggcaaccttcaaagaataccgggatgccgagccgagtcgccgctctccgacaaagccacatccgatcgcccgagttctcggagaaaatttgcgagcggatgtactcgactttcgacttggccattacggccactatgacctatctgaagtcgaagggccttcttccggagtccaccaatattccggccggcgatcaggtggagctcctgagcaacattccgagggacctctacgactacatcgagtaattcttgtaatttcgccgctcggctgaacatgaacctttttggcctaaggttttaattttaatgaaatgctttcctttcgtgtactctatctttttgcactgttcccttgctaacacttgtactgtccgctcgtcttctatcacatcataccttgggcattTATAGCCGGaaggcgcggctctcgatctttaacgacggagctcgtcggcgcggatatttatagccggacggcgcggctctcgatctttaacgacggagctcgtcggttcggatatttatagccggacggcgcggctctcgatctttaacgacggagctcgtcggttcgtccgctcggattatttatagacgccgactcgtctctcgatttttaacgacggagctcgtcggcgcggatatttatagccggacggcgtggctctcgatctttaacgacggtgctcgtcggtcttccgctcggagggtttatagacgccggctcgtctcttgatctttaacgacggtgctcgtcggcgcggatatttatagtcggacgGCGCGGCCCCTGATCCTTCACGCCGGAGCTCcgcggttcgtccgctcggacttttactggacgccggctcgtctctcgatctttaacgacggagctcgtcggcgcggatatttatagccggacggcgcggctctcgatctttaacgacggagctcgtcggttcgtccgctcggattatttatagacgccggctcgtctctcgatttttaacgacggagctcgtcggcgcggatatttatagccggacggcgcggctctcgatctttaacgacggagctcgtcggttcgtccgctcggattatttatagacgcgagcttctcgatttttaacgacggagctcgtcggcgcggatatttatagccggacggcgcggctctcgatctttaacgacggagctcgtcggttcgtccgctcggattatttatagacgccggctcgtctctcgatttttaacgacggagctcgtcggcgcggatatttatagccggacggcgcggctctacggtttaacgtctgggctagacgaccttcaaggctaactccttaccaggtcgagcgaccttggccttcctttcaGCAGAGGATACCCTGTGCTTTCATCTTTCTACTCCCTGCatcgcaagtacataggcgacccaaAAGTATATAAgtttatatttagcgcacctttcacccaacttGGAGAACGTATtcatggccgaacggctcagggtctactTCGTCGGGCATTTTGGCTTGAATAAGTTGCCTCcgtccgaacggcacggggccttcgttcctcgagcgcttggctcgacccatttacctccggccgagcggcacggggccttcgttcttcgatgataatgccttatattcgctcctttgacttttcatttctgcatttccagtaatcaatcgaaaaatgtacacaggatgatttacataggcacacctttcaccccgcccggtaaggctggaggtggttcgcgctccacggcctatctagctccctaccgtcctcatcctccaaataatacgcgcccgagcggagcttttcgatgattttgaagggacctacccacggagcttcaagcttgccgacgtcgccgaccggcttgactttcttccagaccaggtcgcctacctggaatgatctgggaatgacgcgtcggttgtagttttgcttcattcgttgacgataggccatcagccgaacggatgccttggcacgctcttcgtcgaccaaattcagctccatgtttctccgctcggcgttgccttcatcataacactggatccgcgcggactcgacgccgacttcgaccggaatgacggcctcaccgccgtataccaaatggaacggcgtgacacctgtcccttcttttggcgtcgttcggatggcccataaaacgcccggcacttcatccggccaacttcctcccacgtggtcgagccgagcgcgcagaatacggagaatttcccggttggctacttcggcttgaccgttgctttgggggtaagccacagacgtgaagtgttgctcgatgccgtagcttttgcaccaatcttccagcaccttccctgtgaattgccgcccgttgtcggaaacca is a window encoding:
- the LOC121981780 gene encoding uncharacterized protein LOC121981780 — encoded protein: MRKLEKLFFKCTRWQVEETTDLINCPYHYFCDSTYQEDYPPVIDFLVVLFVLASFVSATVFTLLDFSRRPLSCADLSIGRLKRRYLLPSGPIALPLVVLILANGQRINTMFSLSHIGPALLQLVYISALAFRNRDESDIKYSVLEASTVSAILHASLHLDSILVAYYTGLAALRESTFSGLCLSCVCRKDALVVGGSLVGYRGWSKATVLTAIALCSRMACRIFGEERFSLVIRLAVEAISWVFVTEDSIDLLLGIADWSLLDLVVYGGICALLFLNFLRMAINLFAFMARKTGHQAGKQMDLWVHDVEMQQ